Genomic DNA from Alicyclobacillus fastidiosus:
GCGGGATCCAACTCAGTACGAAGGCGATCGCGCTGACGACGAAACCGGCCACGGCAAATCCGTTGTTCCCTTGCGGTGGATATCCGCGGTACATACCATTCACCTCCGATTCCGCTAGTCAATACGACGCGACGACGGGTGATCATGGCGCCTTGTGAATGATGAGGTGGATGTAGCCGATAATTGGCGCCTTAAGTCCCCATAATAACGGAAGCACAAACGAACCACCAGTACGACACAAGCTTATGCGTCAGGAGATATCCAATCATTCTGTGTATATGAAGGAACTGTGTCGGTTTAAAAGCTGTGCAGGTGGCGTCCACCTGCCACGTTGACACCCCTATAGGGCGTTGCTATACTGCATTCAATATTTTCGGCTGGGACGAGCATGACGCGCAAAAAGCCCGCCATTACGGCCTGTTCCAAATATAAGAGGAGGGAATATAGTGGCAAACGCCTGGGAGAACAAATTTGCAATGGAAGGTCTCACATTCGACGATGTACTTCTGTTGCCAGCACATTCCGAAGTATTGCCGCGTGACGTAGACGTCAGCACGCAGTTGACGACTGACATCCGTCTTAACATCCCGATGATCAGTGCGGCGATGGACACGGTTACCAGCGCTACGATGGCAATCGCTATGGCCCGCGAAGGCGGCATCGGCATCGTTCACAAAAACATGAGCATCGAGCAGCAAGCGGAAGAAGTGGATAGGGTCAAGCGTTCGGAGAGTGGGGTCATTACGAATCCCATTTTTTTATCGCCTGAACACCCCATTCGCGATGCCGAGGAACTGATGTCGAAATACCGCATTTCCGGTGTTCCGATCGTTCAGAAGGGCACACAGCGCCTGGTCGGCATCATCACCAACCGCGACCTGCGCTTTGAACGGGACTACGACCGCCCAATCGGCGAAGTCATGACCCAGGGCAAACTCGTGACCGCACCGGTCGGCACGACGCTGCAAGAAGCCAAGGAACTCCTTCAGAAGAACAAGATCGAGAAACTCCCCCTCGTGGACTCCGACGGCAATCTCCGCGGACTTATCACCATCAAGGACATCGAGAACGCGCGCCGCTTCCCGAACTCGGCGAAGGACGCCCAAGGTCGCCTGCTCGTCGGCGGCGCCGTAACGGTGTCGGGTGAGTTTTTCGATCGCGTCGAAGCACTCGTCGCCTCGCAGATTGACGTACTCGTCATCGATACGGCACACGGTCACTCGGAAGGGGTCCTTAAAGGCATTCGCGAGGCGCGCAGGAAGTATCCTGACCTTCAGATCATCGCAGGCAACGTGGCGACAGCCGAAGGCACACAGGCGCTCATCGACGCGGGTGTCAACGCGGTGAAGGTCGGTATCGGACCGGGATCCATCTGTACCACACGCGTCGTCGCAGGCGTCGGCGTACCGCAGGTGACGGCCATTTACAACAGTGCGACCGCAGCGCGCAAGGCGGGAATCCCAATCATCGCGGACGGCGGCATCAAGTACTCCGGCGACATCGTGAAGGCCATTGCGGTCGGTGCGAGCACGGTGATGATCGGAAGCCTCTTGGCGGGGACGAGTGAGAGCCCGGGCGAGATCGAGATCTACCAAGGTCGTCAGTTTAAAGTCTACCGCGGCATGGGCTCGATTGGCGCGATGAAGGCGGGCAGTGGCGACCGTTACTTCCAGGGCAGCGATCGCGGCGAGGTGCAGGCAAAGAAGCTCGTGCCAGAGGGCATCGAGGGCCGCGTCGCATATCGCGGGCCGGTCAGCGAGATTCTATACCAGATGGTAGGCGGACTTCGTTCCGGCATGGGCTACGCTGGTGCAGGGACGATTCAAAAGCTGCAGGATGAAGGACAACTGGTGCGGATTACGGCGGCAGGTTTGCGCGAGAGCCATCCGCACGACGTCCAAATCACGAAGGAAGCGCCCAACTACTCTATCTAAAGCGAACTTCTCGAAGAGCGCACGCCCACGTTCCGTTTGCCTATCGGGCCAACGGATCGGTCATCAGGGCGTGCGCTTGAAACCTGTTTTCGATCGCGATGTTGAGGCACCGCCGAACCTGCCCCACACGTTCCACGACTGATGGGTAGGCGAGTCGGCAATCACTTATCGTGACAGCTGTCGGAATCTATAATACAATTTAGCGTGGAAATACGTTTTCCGGGCCTAAAAGTGCCCGTGACGATAGGAGGAATTCCGGATGGCAAAGACAGGAACTGATCTCGTCAAGCGCGGTATGGCAGAGATGCAAAAGGGTGGCGTCATCATGGACGTCATCAACGCGGAGCAGGCGAAGATTGCGGAGGCCGCTGGTGCCGTTGCAGTCATGGCGCTCGAACGCGTACCATCGGATATTCGCGCAGCTGGCGGCGTTGCACGCATGGCTGACCCGACCATCATCGAGCAGGTCATGCAGGCTGTTTCCATCCCTGTGATGGCAAAGTGCCGCATTGGCCACATCGTCGAGGCGCGCATCCTCGAAGCGATGGGCGTCGACTACATCGACGAGAGCGAAGTACTGACACCGGCTGACGACAAGTTCCACGTGGACAAGTCCAAGTTTACGGTACCGTTCGTGTGTGGCGCGAAAGACCTCGGTGAAGCGCTCCGCCGCATCGGCGAAGGCGCATCGATGATTCGCACGAAGGGCGAACCTGGCACAGGCAACATCATCGAAGCCGTCAAGCACCAACGCATGATGCAGATGCAAATCCGCCACATCCAAAGCCTGTCGGAGGACGAGTTGTACGCAGAGGCCAAGAACCTCGGCGCAC
This window encodes:
- the pdxS gene encoding pyridoxal 5'-phosphate synthase lyase subunit PdxS; the protein is MAKTGTDLVKRGMAEMQKGGVIMDVINAEQAKIAEAAGAVAVMALERVPSDIRAAGGVARMADPTIIEQVMQAVSIPVMAKCRIGHIVEARILEAMGVDYIDESEVLTPADDKFHVDKSKFTVPFVCGAKDLGEALRRIGEGASMIRTKGEPGTGNIIEAVKHQRMMQMQIRHIQSLSEDELYAEAKNLGAPLHILREIHETGKLPVVNFAAGGVATPADAALMMELGSDGVFVGSGIFKSENPEKFARAIVQATTHYQDYALLGELSKDLGTAMAGIDLNTLRPEERMASRGW
- the guaB gene encoding IMP dehydrogenase: MANAWENKFAMEGLTFDDVLLLPAHSEVLPRDVDVSTQLTTDIRLNIPMISAAMDTVTSATMAIAMAREGGIGIVHKNMSIEQQAEEVDRVKRSESGVITNPIFLSPEHPIRDAEELMSKYRISGVPIVQKGTQRLVGIITNRDLRFERDYDRPIGEVMTQGKLVTAPVGTTLQEAKELLQKNKIEKLPLVDSDGNLRGLITIKDIENARRFPNSAKDAQGRLLVGGAVTVSGEFFDRVEALVASQIDVLVIDTAHGHSEGVLKGIREARRKYPDLQIIAGNVATAEGTQALIDAGVNAVKVGIGPGSICTTRVVAGVGVPQVTAIYNSATAARKAGIPIIADGGIKYSGDIVKAIAVGASTVMIGSLLAGTSESPGEIEIYQGRQFKVYRGMGSIGAMKAGSGDRYFQGSDRGEVQAKKLVPEGIEGRVAYRGPVSEILYQMVGGLRSGMGYAGAGTIQKLQDEGQLVRITAAGLRESHPHDVQITKEAPNYSI